The segment GGTTCTTGAGGTTGAGCTGCAACCGCCATCCGTCGAAGCTGTAGCCGGCCGAGGCGTCGACCAGCGTGTAGGACGCGATGTCGCGGGTCGATCCGTCATAGGCGGTGTTCACCGAACCGACATAGCGGGCGCCGCCGCCGAGCAGCAGGCCGTTGTCGAACATGTAGCTGGTGAACAGGCTCGCCGTCGTCTTCGGCAGGAAGGTGACGGTCGTGCCGATCAGCGTCGGATCGTCGTCCTCGCGGATCTTCGGATCGAGCAGGCTCAGGCCCGCATTGACCTGCCAGCCGCGGACGATCTCGCCCACCGCCTGCAATTCCAGGCCGCGGTGGCGCACCTCGCCGATCGCCTTGTAGCGGTCGATCAGGTTGACGGTCTGGTCGTAGCGCGCCTGGTTCGCCTGGCGCACGTCGAACAGCGCGCCGCTCAGCAGCAGGCGCCGGTCGGACGAGACATATTTGACGCCCAGTTCATATTGCTCGCCCGATAGCGGCGCGAGCACGTTGCCGGCGGTGTCGATGAACAGCTGCGGCTGGAAGGATTCGCTGTAGGACGCATAGATGTTGAGCCCCTTGACCGGCTCCAGCGTCGCGGCGAGGCGCAGGCTGGTCTGGCTGTCGCCGCTGAAGTCCTGGCGCGGGCCGGTGCCCGATCGCTTGGTCACGTCGGGCTTGGACCAGGAGATGCCGCCGAGCAGGGTGAGCGGCTCCGCGACCTTGATGTCGGCCTGGCCCGAGAGCGTCAGGTAGCGCAGCCGCCGCCCCAGCGCATAGGCATAGCCCGGATATTGTGCGGCGTTGAGCGCCGCCTCGATCGCCGGGATGCCGTCGAAGATATTGGCCATGTCGTTGGGCAGGTCGGGCACCAGCCCGTTCGACTGGGTCCGATAGTCCTGATAATTGGCGGCGACGGTGACGAAGCTGCCGGCAAGGCCGAGATCGTCGAGCTTGTAGAGGCTCGACAGCCCGGCGCTGAACGATTCCTGGTCGTTCTTGGTGTAGCGCTGCGCCGCGAGGAAGAAGTCGCCATTCGGTTGCAGGTCGAAGCCGAAGCCCGACTGGCCGGTGGTGTTGTAATAGAGATAATTGAGCTTGAGGCTGACCGACCAGGCCGACGACGGCTCCCAGTTCAGACCGCCATTGACCCGCTTGACGCGGGTGACGATGTCGAAGTCCCCCGATCCGATGAAGAAGGAGCGGCCGACCGGCGCGGGCGATCCGTCGGGCAGGGTCGGGATGCCGTCGAACGGGGTGCGCCGATAATGTTCGTAGCCGCCATGGAGATAGCCGCTCAGCGTATCGGTCAGGTCGGCGTCGAGCCCGAGATAGGCGACCGTCTTGGCCGAATCGACGCGCTTCATGAAGCTGCCCGCCTCCTCATGCGCGGCGACGCCGATCGCGCGGATCGTTCCGGCCTCGTTGAGCGCGCCCGCGACCTGCCCCTCAGCGCGCCAGCGGCCCCATGATCCGCCCAGCACCTGGACATAGGACGGCGTGTCGGCCCGCGCGCTCTTGGTCACCTGGTTGATGATGCCGCCCGGATTGGCCGCGCCATAGACCACCGAGGTCGGGCCCTTGACGATCTCCAGCCGTTCGAGCGTCGCGAAGTCGGGCTCGAAGTCGAGCAGGCCGACGTTGAGCCCGTCGATCGCGTTGCCCGAGGTGAAGCCGCGCAGCTTGACCACCGAGCCGAAGCCACCGGGATTGCCGTCGAACAGCGCGCCCGGCGTATATTGCGCGACCTCGCCCAGCGTCTTGATGTCGGTCGCCTTCAGGAAGTCCTGGTTCACCAGGCTGATCGACTGCGGCACCGACTCGATCGACAGCGGCAGGCCGGTGGTGCCGCTGGTGTCCTCGCTCAGATAGCGATAGCCGGTGACGACGATGTCGCCGCCCGCCGCATCGGCCGGCTCGGGCGCCGTCTCCGCCTGCGCCGCGCCGGCCCAGAGGCCGACCGCGCCGATCGCCAGCAGCGACACCGACCATCCGGCCCGCTTCCTCATCCCCATGCCGTCGCACCGTCCGAGCGTCTTCATCGCACACCCCCATCATAGGTTGAATCCGGGAGGGCCCTCCCGGCCCTCGCCTCGCGCGCACCTTCCCGGCGTCTCGCGAACGGGTGCATTAGGTCCTCATGACATATTTCTGTCAATTGATAGTTTATACTAGAAAACTGTCATACACCGGATTAATATTCTCGCCGGAGGAGCGACGCGATGACCGACAATGCAAGGAAGCCGGGCGAGCAGGCCCCGACGATCCCGAACGTGCCCTTGCTGCGGCGGCTACAGGCCGGGCTCGACGGCTATACCGCGGCCGAGCGCGCGGTGGCCGGGCACATCGTCGCCCATTACGGGACGCTCGCCTTCGAGACGGCGGAGTCGCTCGCGACAAAGGTAGGGGTGAGCGAGATCACCATCGGCCGCTTCGCCCGCAAGCTGGGCTTCCGCAACTTCAAGGCGCTCAAGAACGAGCTCAAGGACGCCACCGTCCAGGCGATGCCCTGGCTGATCGGCGAGGAGCTCGCCGAGTTCGTCGAATCGCCGGGCGAGCCGAGCGACCGCGACGGCAACCGCCAGCGCGAGATGAACGCGCTGCTCGCGGTCTACCGCCTCGCCGAGACGCCGGGCTGGGCGGCGGCGGCCAGGCTGCTCGCCCAGGCGCGCACCGTCCAGATCGCCGGC is part of the Rhizorhabdus wittichii RW1 genome and harbors:
- a CDS encoding TonB-dependent siderophore receptor (TIGRFAM: TonB-dependent siderophore receptor~PFAM: TonB-dependent receptor; TonB-dependent receptor, plug) — its product is MKTLGRCDGMGMRKRAGWSVSLLAIGAVGLWAGAAQAETAPEPADAAGGDIVVTGYRYLSEDTSGTTGLPLSIESVPQSISLVNQDFLKATDIKTLGEVAQYTPGALFDGNPGGFGSVVKLRGFTSGNAIDGLNVGLLDFEPDFATLERLEIVKGPTSVVYGAANPGGIINQVTKSARADTPSYVQVLGGSWGRWRAEGQVAGALNEAGTIRAIGVAAHEEAGSFMKRVDSAKTVAYLGLDADLTDTLSGYLHGGYEHYRRTPFDGIPTLPDGSPAPVGRSFFIGSGDFDIVTRVKRVNGGLNWEPSSAWSVSLKLNYLYYNTTGQSGFGFDLQPNGDFFLAAQRYTKNDQESFSAGLSSLYKLDDLGLAGSFVTVAANYQDYRTQSNGLVPDLPNDMANIFDGIPAIEAALNAAQYPGYAYALGRRLRYLTLSGQADIKVAEPLTLLGGISWSKPDVTKRSGTGPRQDFSGDSQTSLRLAATLEPVKGLNIYASYSESFQPQLFIDTAGNVLAPLSGEQYELGVKYVSSDRRLLLSGALFDVRQANQARYDQTVNLIDRYKAIGEVRHRGLELQAVGEIVRGWQVNAGLSLLDPKIREDDDPTLIGTTVTFLPKTTASLFTSYMFDNGLLLGGGARYVGSVNTAYDGSTRDIASYTLVDASAGYSFDGWRLQLNLKNLFDKKYYINNYQTLFYGNVVGEPRSFTISVRRDF
- a CDS encoding transcriptional regulator, RpiR family (PFAM: helix-turn-helix protein RpiR; sugar isomerase (SIS)), yielding MTDNARKPGEQAPTIPNVPLLRRLQAGLDGYTAAERAVAGHIVAHYGTLAFETAESLATKVGVSEITIGRFARKLGFRNFKALKNELKDATVQAMPWLIGEELAEFVESPGEPSDRDGNRQREMNALLAVYRLAETPGWAAAARLLAQARTVQIAGFQTERGIATLLANHLQFMRDGVRLVDLGAGNYADIFATDTSDTCLVVIDIRRYSRQSYLVAEQASQQGIPLIVLTDLFCDWAQRFTPHVLAVPTQTGLFWSSPVALVCAANLLVNDVIKLIGPGVEQRLEQLTRLHQSFTGYVGHQPPRPKLP